The following are encoded together in the Kribbella voronezhensis genome:
- a CDS encoding winged helix-turn-helix transcriptional regulator, with protein sequence MEPLRADMFEEICPSTLNPIRFGGDKWAGLVIRCLEDGPRRYSELRVPLHRVTAKVLTRSLRLLERDGLIRRTEYATPVRRVEYALTPLGRSMLDPLRVACEWTADHWDELLDARESTAAAGNE encoded by the coding sequence ATGGAGCCGTTGCGCGCGGACATGTTCGAAGAGATCTGCCCGTCGACCCTGAATCCGATCCGGTTCGGCGGCGACAAGTGGGCCGGCCTGGTGATCCGCTGCCTCGAGGACGGCCCCCGCCGGTACTCCGAACTCCGCGTCCCCTTGCACCGGGTGACCGCGAAGGTGCTCACCCGGTCACTACGCCTGCTCGAACGCGACGGCCTGATCCGCCGCACGGAGTACGCCACCCCGGTGCGCCGCGTCGAATACGCCCTGACACCTCTCGGCCGCAGCATGCTCGATCCTCTGCGGGTCGCCTGCGAATGGACGGCCGACCACTGGGACGAACTCCTCGACGCGCGCGAGTCGACCGCAGCGGCAGGAAACGAGTAG
- a CDS encoding MarR family winged helix-turn-helix transcriptional regulator, which translates to MDEKTPSVLLTTPSWLLTQTAMHAQRIVAEAFAAENSRGYHFRLLATLTEFGPSSQAALGRHTGIDRSDIVATVNELVAAGYVERSPDPADGRRNIITLTTAGKRRHRHLGELVETVQDEIFAPLSAGERATLAGLLAKVLAHHS; encoded by the coding sequence GTGGACGAGAAGACGCCAAGCGTGTTGTTGACGACGCCGAGTTGGTTGCTCACCCAGACCGCGATGCATGCGCAGCGGATCGTCGCCGAAGCGTTCGCCGCCGAGAACTCCCGGGGCTATCACTTCCGGCTGCTCGCCACCTTGACGGAGTTCGGCCCGTCCAGCCAGGCCGCGCTCGGGCGGCACACCGGGATCGATCGCAGCGACATCGTGGCCACGGTCAACGAACTCGTGGCGGCCGGCTACGTCGAGCGTTCGCCCGATCCCGCTGACGGCCGCCGCAACATCATCACCCTCACCACCGCGGGTAAGCGCCGTCACCGGCACCTCGGCGAGCTGGTCGAGACCGTCCAGGACGAGATCTTCGCGCCGCTGTCCGCCGGCGAACGAGCGACGCTAGCCGGCCTGCTCGCCAAGGTCCTCGCGCATCACAGCTGA
- a CDS encoding superoxide dismutase codes for MKPRRIATAAALSAAIAVAVQPPAAQAGHPHRPSTYVVSTVPGDTPEGIAVTSSGTMYVTSVGTGAVYRGSTRQPNLRPWLPAGSDGRTSATGIHVDRWGRVLIAGASTSKLYLYDALGRLLAVRAAQEGSFLNDFAITADAVYVTDSAHNQVWRAPLTARGLGELKPWLTRDKIQPTPYFLNGIVTDGRTLLVGEQGQDVTYRIDLRSRQVSTLTITGANGILSGDGYLLEGSRLYAVYNAGGGKYVTRLAWLNRDWTAARILADSQPAAADTTPTTLARDAGRLLWVNSQLDAAPGTPPYTVSVVPELQTATKPAEDVACSKNLCSVGW; via the coding sequence ATGAAGCCTCGACGCATCGCGACCGCCGCCGCCCTCAGTGCCGCCATCGCCGTAGCTGTCCAACCCCCAGCCGCCCAGGCCGGCCATCCCCACCGCCCCAGCACGTACGTCGTTTCCACCGTCCCCGGCGATACCCCAGAAGGCATCGCCGTCACCAGCAGCGGCACGATGTACGTCACCAGCGTCGGCACCGGCGCCGTCTACCGCGGCTCGACCAGGCAGCCGAATCTCCGCCCCTGGCTCCCAGCCGGCAGCGACGGCCGTACCTCGGCGACAGGCATCCACGTCGACCGCTGGGGCCGGGTCCTCATCGCGGGCGCCAGCACGTCGAAGCTCTACCTGTACGACGCCCTCGGCCGGCTCCTCGCCGTACGAGCGGCTCAGGAAGGCTCGTTCCTCAACGACTTCGCCATCACTGCCGATGCCGTCTACGTCACCGACTCGGCGCACAACCAGGTCTGGCGAGCCCCTCTCACCGCCCGCGGCCTGGGCGAACTGAAACCCTGGCTGACCCGCGACAAGATCCAGCCCACGCCGTACTTCCTCAACGGCATCGTCACCGACGGCCGTACCCTCCTCGTCGGCGAGCAGGGCCAGGACGTCACCTACCGGATCGACCTGCGCTCCCGCCAGGTCAGCACCCTCACCATCACCGGCGCGAACGGCATCCTCTCCGGCGACGGCTACCTCCTCGAAGGCAGCCGCCTGTACGCCGTCTACAACGCCGGCGGCGGGAAGTACGTCACCCGCCTCGCCTGGCTCAACCGCGACTGGACCGCGGCCCGCATCCTCGCCGACTCCCAGCCCGCCGCGGCCGACACCACTCCCACCACGTTGGCGAGAGATGCCGGCCGCCTGCTGTGGGTGAACAGTCAGCTCGACGCGGCGCCGGGCACCCCGCCGTACACGGTCTCCGTCGTTCCCGAACTCCAGACCGCCACCAAACCGGCCGAAGATGTTGCCTGCAGCAAGAATCTGTGCTCGGTCGGTTGGTGA
- a CDS encoding NAD(P)-dependent oxidoreductase, translated as MSRVLVFGAGGRAGRAVVEEARSRGHEVTAVVRDPSRYADLPGLVAGDVTSAADVERLSKGHDAVVAAVYDGAGTDPAAFFTSAAGSLVDGLTKADVPRLLWVGLASILPTESGALLMDTPSYPQEYRSFYLAHAAAANVFGVSALDWVSIAPAGDFNHVNPARTGNYRVLPADATNLISYADFAIALLDEIDRPAHHRGKLGVGS; from the coding sequence ATGAGCAGGGTGCTGGTCTTCGGAGCAGGCGGCAGAGCAGGGCGTGCCGTCGTCGAGGAAGCGCGGAGTCGCGGCCATGAGGTGACCGCGGTCGTCCGCGATCCCAGCCGGTACGCCGACCTGCCGGGGTTGGTCGCGGGTGATGTGACGTCGGCCGCCGACGTGGAGCGACTGAGCAAGGGCCACGATGCGGTCGTCGCGGCCGTGTACGACGGGGCCGGCACCGATCCGGCCGCGTTCTTCACCTCGGCCGCCGGGTCGCTGGTCGACGGGCTGACCAAGGCCGACGTACCGCGGCTGCTCTGGGTCGGTCTGGCTTCGATCCTGCCTACCGAATCCGGGGCACTGCTGATGGACACCCCGTCCTACCCACAGGAGTACCGCTCCTTCTACCTGGCCCACGCAGCCGCGGCAAACGTTTTCGGTGTTTCCGCACTGGACTGGGTGTCAATCGCCCCAGCCGGCGACTTCAACCACGTGAACCCGGCCCGCACCGGCAACTACCGCGTACTGCCGGCCGACGCGACCAACCTCATCTCCTACGCCGACTTCGCAATCGCGCTGCTCGACGAGATCGACCGGCCCGCGCATCACCGGGGAAAGCTCGGGGTCGGTTCGTAG